TTTACAAGGCAAGACACTCTTTTAATTATCTATGTAAGCTTAATTAGTAGCAAACAAACCTAGTGATCCACAGATTTATCGGAACCCCGAATCTCTTATCAACTTGTTGGATAACTAGTCTGATCACTTTAATAGGTTAGAAATAAGTTAAAGTAGTATTAACAAGGAGGATGATATGTTAGTTCATTACAATATTTTGGCCAAAGAGGTCTCACATAAGTTGAAATTCTAATGACTCACTCTCTCACACTCTATTATAACTATGCCTACAAAACACAAactctaataattaattagctGCATTAAGCTTGTGTCTCGTGCGATGCTCCTCACATCACAGTTACAACACTCAAATCCAAGTAATTAGTAGTACCATTTTGCATTGATCATGGATGGATGGATGATGTGTTGAATATTTTTGTATCGGGATCTAATCCAAGATATCTGATTCTGATTAATCAGAATCTGATGTTCTGTATTAGGATCAAATATAGTCCGTATAGTCAAATTATAGAGATAATTATCATGCGAATTGAGGATCTTGATGGATGGATGATTGAAGATAGAATTCACagtcaaaattaaaatggaaagaaaaaaaaaagaaacaagaaaggGTGGTGCTCACACACTTACACTTACACACACTTGGATACACTTGTGTGATGACCCCAACATTTAAAGCTGCAGAAGAGTAAGGACGCGAAACCCGGGAAGCAACACAAGTGGTCAGACTGGAACACTGCGTGTGAGTAGTACAACACACACACCAAATCTGGCTACCTTACCCCTCGTAAAAACCCCACATGCCCTTTTCCCATCACCTCTTTGGTCCACACCCCTAACCATGGTTAATTGCTTAACTTTTCCACTCTCACCACACTTCCTTTTGGGTTAGTTTTCtagtttagtttagtttagtCAAGGCTACCTCTTATCAATTCATCTTTGCTCTCTCCTCTGCACACACTGTCTCCTACTACTACTCTACTTTCTTCTACTAGCATAAGCAATTAAGCATACCAtagctacttttttttttttttaattctctctttctatttttaatttatctttctgATGTGtgtggtggaaagaaaataagaaaataacgtGTAAATTAGTTAGAATGACACACTAGACGGAATAATGAATGGACAAAAAAGGAAAGTGAAAGATGATGCTATGAATGGTTTATTTAATTGGCACCCGAATGAAGACCTATagtcatttttgtttgtttattccACTATAGTTTACAAGGGCTCTTTGCTTTTATAGCGTTTCCAGAACCCGGATTCTGGTCAAAGATATTGGTCTTCTTGCTTTTTACTAACATATTgcaaaatagtaaaaattaaagagggagagagaaagtgTGTGATGTGAGTATATGTATGTGGGTGTGTGTATTTTGCATTAGATACAGAatcatcttctttttttcttcctatccTATCTAGTGAAAATGAATTGAAGGGCTAAGGGATGAAAGGTTTGATATTGATGGTCTAGCTTTAGTAGTGATCTCTTGGAATTGAAAGTttagaaattagaaattaatagTGACTATTGATGATGGGTAAGAAGAAGCCACAAAAAACTAAGGAACTTTCCGTGGCAATAGCTGAAGCATCATCAGCAATTGATGAGAAAGAGCAACAAATTCAAGTTCAAGTTCAACCTCAACCTCAAGCTCCTAGAAAGAGAGGTAGACCTCGTAAGATTGTTTTAAAGAGGGAGgaaagtgaagaggaaaaaacaCAACTGATGATAGGGCAAAGAGGAGCACAAGGCACAGAGAGTTCAATGGAAAAAGGTACAACCAACGAGCAAGAAGGAACATCATCATCAGCATGCATGAGGGTTACAACAAAACAAGAGGAGATGCAGCTTCCAAAAGTGGAGCCATCGAGAAGCAGAGCTAGGAGGAAAAGCAAACCCAGAAAGAGtagttaattaatatatataatcattgctccttttttttctctcttctcttttataatttctttctttccctctacTTTTTTCATGAAGCAATTAATTCTTGGTTGGTTCCTTTGGTCTTGCcatgtttttatttcattttcttttggtgATTGACATTTAAAACtgatattgttgttgttggggaACACAAGTGTCAATAGAAACACTTGAAGTTATTATTGGTTTAGTTCTTTGGTGTAAGTGGTTTTTCTTATCTAATTGTGTGGACGATATGTATTGTGTTATGGTTGGTTCCATTAGTTCAATTACTCTTTCTGTAGTTGAACTTGAATATTGCTACTATTATTCATTGCTTCATTCACACGCAGAAAAGAAAGTTAATCAAGATGTTCTTATTTGAATGTGTTTTTTGCTAATTTATTGCTTGCAACTATTAACTAGCTATGCATAAACGATAATACTTATCCTATTGGGTATTTTCTTAATCTTCCAAACCAAAGTTTTCTCTTTTGCTCTCCTTTTTTTCCCTCTGTATAAGCTATTCCATCATCAGTTTGATGTTTGCATATTAatatctaactttttttttgttgtgttgtgtttgtTGCTTAAAAGTAGTTGTGCATAAACTATAATAGTATTGAGCATGTTATTGATACACCTCTATGCACTATACCATCATGGCATCACCATTTTGATATTTACAGCATATTGATTAattatgtgaatatatataatttgatagAGGGTATTTTTTACATTccaaaaaggtttttttttcatatacctTACCTTCATGGCTTCATAAGCTTGATGTTTGATATTacttaattatgtgaatttaTATAGTTCGACTGCTACTATGGTTGTCTCTTGATAGATTCTACTTCTAGTTCCAGAaattgaggttgttgttgtattttctttttctctccctcTGATTATTATTCTTAGCTGTAATCTACCTTCAGTTCATTGATTGCAAACGATTTAACGAATGGGAGAAAGTtgggaaaagagaaaggaacGATAGTAGGACGAAGAGGTGAATTAACAAATGGAGTGAAAAGAATCAAACAACAAAAGGTCAACTCAAACAGGTAAGGTTTGTTTACCTGTGTAATCGAAACTAATGGGTACAGTTATAACAATGACTCATACAAttagtataatataataatattttcttgctaatttttataatatcagtattatttttcatcatattttatatttacttgatGAAAGTTAAAAATTTCACGTAAAAATGACATTAAAGAGAGTTAGAGCTATATATCTGACTTCTCCCATCaattgaattcaatgttcatcaACTCAGTCGTGGTTTCTCTCAGAGGTGTGTTACACTGTTGTTACTGTATGTctgaattttataaattgattttaaagtaaaattcagtattaatttttttaacgtgAAATCAAATGTGTAAAAACGAAGAGAGTGGGAAATTGTGCGAGTAGTGACGAGAGAAAGTCACGTTCCAATGAAGAATGTAGTAGCCGCCTCAGCGCACCAATGAATGATAAGGATTGTTCCAATGCTCTACGTTGGACGTGAACACCACTTCCTTGTTGTGTGCGAATTGCTCACACCAAACCACGTCTCCACTCGTCTTTTTATTCGACGTCCATCTTTTACCTTACAAGTTTGTAAGTACATGTTTGCTTTCAAAATTAAGATGGgaagattaatttcaaattaggAAAAATTATGGTGGAGTTGGACTcgtatgatttttgttttttgcttcATCCAAATTAACTCTAAActtttaattgttatattttctcTTGCCTACCTCGCTTATAttctttgattaaaaattatattgtacttTGCATTATGTTTCTTATTTgtactttttaatttgaatacctTTGAGTTTGATGTTTTGctaatttaatacttttattatgtatttcattcaattttaatgtttttacacGGGTTATGggttctattaaaaaataatagaagagAAATATACATGGACTCTAAAGTTTATTAGCAATTATgcattcaaaatcaattatgtttttaagtatttaaacaacattttcttaaaaatttactttttgatctattatttgttatccaaaaaaaaataagttacttcaaaattaactttaatcataatcaattttgcaaaatcttgttgatttaaaatgaattctgccAAACACACACTTAACTCAATTTGACCTTACAAAATAGACTAAGAAGAAGATTACCCATACCTTACAAGTATTATttaggttatatatatatatatatttatatatataatagtatcATTAAGAGATAATTACGGtcgaattaaaataattatgagtaataaagtttttttgattaaaaaaacaatattttagtatttaatgcatatttagAATTTAAACTCAATCACTAATTAAGGTATAGAATAATCGTAAATCAATTGATGCATGtgcataattataaatagtcaataaaaataagaacagcaaaaattcatgttttttaatAGCAAGCATTCCTCTGTTGGATATCAGGTGTGTATCACCTATCTTCAAGGCTGATGGTACCTTGTTGGAACAAGCACAACATTATAGTATATTGTTGTTTGAAGGATTTTACGTGGGTTATGCTGAAAGCACTTAGTAAATTGAAGAACAagatataaaagtaaaaatcatTAACTTCTAAATgcaattcttttattatttaaccaaTCTCTTTAAGACACATCAGGAAGGTTCATTGtcttttcaacttttttctCTTCGACGATATCAATTATGATGATTAAGAATGATTACCATCatttatgttatattttgatTGCTTATTACTAAGCTCGCATTTTTCCACTTACAGAAGGATCGAGTAGTTTGTATTTCTCAAACCTATAGTTGGTCCATTGAATCAATGACAGATTCCGTCCATGGCCTACAACTAGTTTTCATTACTTTCCATCTGTATCTTCTTAAGTGACGtgtaacatttttctcctttaaTTTTACATGGCAAATGTGGCAGCATTGAAGCCGAAGTTAAAGGTTTGAAAgtccaaaattaaacaaaaaattgcaAAGGGTGACTTAGTGCAATGCTTTCGGTAAGGGAACAAATTAAAGCTAGAGATGAAAAAACTGGTAGAAGCGTAGAATTTAATCTCAAAAGCATTAACTATCTTGATGTTAAAATCTTGACGTTCCGTGTGATGATGTAAaccttttaaaacatttaactttttttaggtttcatgttaaaatatttaataaaaattaaaataattgacatGTCTAAACACAGGTGAGGCACCTTATAGTAATCGGGTGACGATGccgttttaattataaaacacaATCATGCATACTACTTCGTAGCAAGGTCGACCATTCAGTGACAATCAGAAGATTCTAGATGATGgttatcgtttttttttttttttttaaatcagcaaaagaatatattaatcATGGTACCAGTGGTACCATAAACAAAAATTCTGATAACACCCCCAAGGTCAGCATGCACGGTTAGGTTGTATATATACCCAAAGGATGAATATAGATACTAATTACACCAAAGAAATCTTCTACCCGCAACAAAAATACATTAATCCTTCCCGATCACCAAGCAAAGCCATCACACAATTATATGGCTTATATTCCCCTTTCCATCATAGTCTAATCATTTGTTTATTCTTgttataagtttatattttttaggtttaattatattttttatcccatttttttaaaatttttttatgaattttatttccaacaaattaatttgacacattttatttcaatttttaaaaaatttataaattttactcgtaatataatttcattttttatttctaactttttatgtttttgaaaaattttacacccaattatttattttctgacaAATTTTACTCccaatttttgtgtttattaatggATAAATGATTAGAATAAAATCTacaagtttcttaaaagttagagataaaatatgtcaaattaaaaatttaggagtaaaatttgccaaaaattaaaaaaattggggtaaaaaaaactaagcctatttttaagtgtttgattagttcttttaattaatttataatttatttgactaaTTTCGGATAATTTTAATGGAACAACTCTCATGAATTTCTAAATATAATCTCATCTCTATCTTGAATGAGAATGTACTTAAAAGCTATTTTTTGATAGTATTTTAAGGAGGTTTCTTATATTAGAGTGTTTTTGTGAGTTATTaacttcttcttattattattattgat
This region of Glycine soja cultivar W05 chromosome 17, ASM419377v2, whole genome shotgun sequence genomic DNA includes:
- the LOC114392407 gene encoding uncharacterized protein LOC114392407 yields the protein MMGKKKPQKTKELSVAIAEASSAIDEKEQQIQVQVQPQPQAPRKRGRPRKIVLKREESEEEKTQLMIGQRGAQGTESSMEKGTTNEQEGTSSSACMRVTTKQEEMQLPKVEPSRSRARRKSKPRKSS